The Haloplanus sp. CK5-1 genome segment CTTCTTCTGGGCCTGTCTGATACCCCGTAGGCTGGCGTATCGCGGGTCGTTGATCCCCGTCTGGATCGTCAGCACGGCCGGCAGGGAGACGGTCGTGAGTTCCTCGACCCCGCCTTCGAGTTCGCGCCGCACGTCGACCTCGCCGTCGCCCAGATCGAAGTCGTTGACGACGGCCGCCCAGCCCACGTCGAGTCGCTCGGCGAGGGCGACACCCGTCGCGCCGTAGCCGTCGTCGGAGGCCTGAACGCCCGAGAGGACGAGGTCGGGATCCTCGCGCTCCGCGACGGCCGCGAGGAGGCGAGCTGTCGTCGTCGGGTCGGTGACGCCCGCCTCCGCCAATCGGTCGTCCCAGACGCGGATCGCCCGGTCGACACCCTTCGCCAGTACCCTGCGGATCGTCTCCTCGCTCCGTTCCGGGCCGACGGTGACGGCCACGACCTCCACCGCCTCGTCGCGGTCCTCGGCGATTCGGACGGCCGCCTCGACGGCGTAGTCGTCCCACTCGTTGAGGTCGTACTCAAGATACGTCTCCGGGATCGCCAGCTCTTCGATCTCGAAGTCGTCGGCCACCGACGCGACCTCCTTGACGGTCACGAGAACCTTCATACGGCCACCTTCCCCGGCCGGGAGTAAACGTGTTCCGAACGGTCAGCGTTCCTCGTCGGGCAGCGAGATGAGGTTCTCGCGGCCCAGCCGGAGCTTCTCGACCCGTCCGTCGTCGGCCATCGTGGACAGCAACTGCGACACCTTCGCGTCCGACCATCCCGTCTCCCGGACGATCCGGGCCTGCCTCATCCGACCACCGTTCCGATCGAGGAGGTGTTCGACCCGCTCTTCGTCCGAGAGCAACGAGGGGTCGACGTCGTCGGTGTCGTCGGCATCGGCGTCCGCGTCACCGTCGGCCGCGCCGCTCGCGTCCGTCTCGGCGGCGTCCCCGTTCGCGCCGGCGGAGTCGGGGGAGGAAGCGGCGTCTCCGGCGTCCGGGGAGCGAGCCGTCTGGCCGGCGCCGTCACCGCGGTACCGCCGGGTGTACACGATGGCGGCGACGAGAGAGAGGCCGACCACCACCACTGCGCCGACGAGCAGCGACCACGGCGGCTCGGACGGCTCCTCGACGACGGCCTGTTGATACGAGATGGTGAGTGGCTCTTGGAACGTGTGGGGGCCGTCGACGACGACGGAGCCGTTTTCGAGTCCGAATCGGGTGTCGGTCACCTGGTAGCCGTCGGGCGTCTCGACGACCAGTCGCTGGCCCGGCCCGATCGAGGTGAGCCACGTCCGATCACCGGGCATCAACACCGCGTCCCGGATCACGAACCCGTCGCCGGCGTCGCTGACGAAGTTCGTCCAGGTGAAAGAGAGCGAGAGGACGCCAGTGCCGTTCCTGACGGTCGCGTTGCGTGTCGTGCGCACGATCTCCATCTCTCGCCCGGCCGTCAGACTGGCTTCGTTGGCGAGGGTTCGGAAGAAGTCGGCGTCGAGGCCGACGTCGGCGTCGCCTGCCTCGAAGTCCCGGCCGTAGCGGTCGAACGCCGCCCGGTCGGTCTCGTTGGAGAGGTCGTACCGGACCGAGACGGTCCACCGGGCGTCGCCGCCGGGGTCGGGGGCGATGTGGATCTCGGTGAGGAGTGGCGAATCGATGCGGGCGGGGGACGGACCGACGAGTGCCGGGCGGTCGGCCGGCGTCGCAGCGCCGCCGGAGTCGGTGGCGGGAGTGTCGACTCCGGTAGCCGCCACTGCGGGGAGCGTCCCCGCGAGGAGGATCAGGAGTGCGAGGAGGGGCACGGCAATCCGCATTGTGTGGTGCGTCTCGATGAGGCGGCAAAACGCTTTCCATCGACTCAGAACGCCTGCCGACGCGGTAGCGGTCGTGGGACGAGCGGGAAGGAGGGTTTTAGTACCATGCGGATGTACCGTCGGGCGATGAGAGCCCTCCTCGTTTTCGTGGCCGCACTCCTCGTCCCCGTGGCTGCGGTCGGGGCGGCCGGCGGTCTCGGCGGCTCCCCACCCGCCGACCCCGCGGACCGAGCGGTCGCCGACGACCCCGTCGTCGCACAAGCAGACGGGACCGTCACCCTCCAGCAGATCAACGTCCTCGACGTGCCGGCGTCGGGGGTCGAGCGGTCGTCCGTCGGGGGCCACTACGTCGACCTCGGACCGAGTGTCGGCCTCTCGACGAACGCGA includes the following:
- a CDS encoding helix-turn-helix transcriptional regulator, whose protein sequence is MRIAVPLLALLILLAGTLPAVAATGVDTPATDSGGAATPADRPALVGPSPARIDSPLLTEIHIAPDPGGDARWTVSVRYDLSNETDRAAFDRYGRDFEAGDADVGLDADFFRTLANEASLTAGREMEIVRTTRNATVRNGTGVLSLSFTWTNFVSDAGDGFVIRDAVLMPGDRTWLTSIGPGQRLVVETPDGYQVTDTRFGLENGSVVVDGPHTFQEPLTISYQQAVVEEPSEPPWSLLVGAVVVVGLSLVAAIVYTRRYRGDGAGQTARSPDAGDAASSPDSAGANGDAAETDASGAADGDADADADDTDDVDPSLLSDEERVEHLLDRNGGRMRQARIVRETGWSDAKVSQLLSTMADDGRVEKLRLGRENLISLPDEER
- a CDS encoding electron transfer flavoprotein subunit beta/FixA family protein; this encodes MKVLVTVKEVASVADDFEIEELAIPETYLEYDLNEWDDYAVEAAVRIAEDRDEAVEVVAVTVGPERSEETIRRVLAKGVDRAIRVWDDRLAEAGVTDPTTTARLLAAVAEREDPDLVLSGVQASDDGYGATGVALAERLDVGWAAVVNDFDLGDGEVDVRRELEGGVEELTTVSLPAVLTIQTGINDPRYASLRGIRQAQKKEIAVRTLADLGLDPSILDSDLILREVAKPEADADPTIFEGGPTETAADLETVLRDAGVGAE